A DNA window from Luteolibacter luteus contains the following coding sequences:
- a CDS encoding beta strand repeat-containing protein, with the protein MKTPPSLTSSSRRAVSTFAGAIAACLAAHSIQAATFTWDPALNAVGSDGSGNWDDVTANWASAGVDTLFQPSAQTTTTAHTTGTNTITVASTAGLAVGQMLSTGSFAAGTTITDITGNVVTLSSNSTAGIANGSAIHFSFNNDAVIGSGSGAAGTIVVSGNQAVDSLVLNAAGSGAYTLTGGSITVSSRNGSSGAIKVNADAAISSALSWKNLQFQTAGKTLTLSGGSVASSVNGSFNGSVSGSNAAIAAASTLKVTGGIYTTAGSGNTFNIGDAAAETGGFQFSAGTINSGGSFQVANDRSAYVEVTGTAILNSSGQITVGRNSNTNIGKMVVDGGTVNSTATSASDAQVQIGRGNGVGTLNIKSGVFNVIGNGVSGNSGGIMVINSNGTTAAASGTVNLSGGVTTVKELRFNGSNKSSGAGADANSIAGSSTLNMTGGSLYIGGTVQSDGTGATTAGGIVNRGTGTSSYAINLSGGTVGANANWGSSLNMTLGTTNGNVTFKAADAANAARNISLSGVLSGSGGLNKSGAGTLTLDGANTYSGATAINEGTLALGIAGSIDSTSGVTVGTTGTLDLSSKGPGGYAVNNLTTSGAVIGNLSVTTQLSIGNSPGTATFGDLSLGALSTYTYELTGGSSPGVGSADLGIVDGDMTIISGAVLDLVQLGTYTQGNKFTLLAYTGSLTGIFKDVNAVDLADGATFTDGQGIWEIDYDDTTAGLNGGTTPDARYVTITAVPEPGTAWVGCLGLLWMLRRRR; encoded by the coding sequence ATGAAAACCCCTCCCTCTCTAACATCAAGTAGCCGACGTGCCGTATCCACCTTTGCTGGAGCGATTGCCGCATGCCTTGCCGCCCACTCCATCCAGGCAGCGACCTTCACCTGGGATCCCGCACTGAATGCTGTCGGCAGCGACGGCAGCGGCAACTGGGATGATGTCACTGCAAACTGGGCGTCGGCTGGCGTCGACACGCTCTTCCAGCCCTCCGCGCAGACGACTACCACGGCACATACGACCGGTACGAATACGATCACCGTTGCGAGCACCGCCGGTCTGGCCGTCGGTCAAATGCTCTCCACCGGATCCTTTGCTGCAGGAACGACCATTACCGACATCACCGGCAACGTCGTCACACTCAGCAGCAATTCCACCGCCGGCATCGCGAACGGGAGCGCGATCCATTTCTCCTTCAACAACGACGCCGTCATTGGCAGTGGCTCTGGAGCGGCGGGAACCATTGTTGTTTCCGGAAATCAGGCTGTGGATAGTTTGGTCCTCAATGCCGCTGGTTCAGGTGCTTACACCCTGACGGGCGGAAGCATTACCGTCTCGAGCCGCAACGGCAGCTCGGGCGCCATCAAGGTCAATGCGGATGCCGCGATCAGCAGCGCCCTCTCGTGGAAGAACCTTCAATTCCAGACCGCTGGCAAGACCCTGACCCTTAGCGGCGGCAGTGTCGCCTCTTCCGTCAACGGTTCGTTCAACGGTTCAGTTTCGGGAAGCAACGCCGCGATCGCTGCTGCCAGTACTCTGAAGGTGACGGGTGGCATTTATACCACGGCAGGCTCGGGAAACACCTTCAATATTGGTGATGCAGCTGCTGAAACAGGCGGCTTCCAATTCTCTGCCGGCACGATCAACAGCGGAGGTAGCTTCCAGGTTGCAAATGATCGCTCGGCCTATGTGGAAGTGACCGGCACTGCTATTCTTAACAGTTCCGGCCAGATCACCGTGGGCCGCAATAGCAATACCAACATCGGCAAGATGGTGGTGGATGGCGGCACGGTCAACTCGACGGCAACCAGCGCCTCCGATGCCCAAGTGCAAATCGGCCGGGGCAACGGCGTTGGCACATTGAACATCAAGAGCGGTGTCTTTAACGTGATCGGCAATGGCGTGTCCGGCAACTCGGGCGGCATCATGGTCATCAACTCCAACGGCACCACCGCGGCAGCGAGTGGAACGGTCAATCTCAGCGGAGGAGTCACCACGGTCAAAGAACTGCGTTTCAACGGCAGCAACAAGAGCTCTGGTGCTGGCGCTGATGCGAACTCTATCGCGGGAAGTAGCACCCTCAATATGACCGGCGGTTCTCTCTACATCGGCGGGACGGTCCAATCGGACGGCACGGGCGCGACCACTGCGGGTGGCATCGTGAACCGGGGCACCGGCACCTCCTCGTATGCCATTAATCTGTCCGGCGGCACGGTGGGAGCCAATGCCAATTGGGGTTCCAGCCTGAACATGACGCTTGGCACAACGAACGGGAATGTGACCTTCAAGGCTGCTGACGCTGCCAACGCTGCCCGTAACATCAGCTTGAGCGGAGTGCTTTCCGGATCGGGCGGCCTGAACAAGTCGGGTGCGGGCACCCTGACCCTCGACGGTGCCAACACCTATTCCGGTGCCACTGCCATCAATGAAGGTACTCTGGCACTGGGGATCGCCGGTTCCATCGACAGCACCAGCGGTGTAACCGTTGGAACCACTGGAACCTTGGATCTCTCCTCGAAAGGACCGGGCGGCTATGCCGTGAATAATCTCACGACTTCCGGAGCTGTGATCGGAAACCTGTCGGTTACCACCCAACTCTCGATCGGTAACTCACCCGGAACCGCAACCTTCGGCGATCTATCGCTTGGTGCTCTGTCCACTTACACTTACGAACTCACCGGTGGCAGCTCGCCGGGTGTTGGCAGTGCCGACCTCGGGATCGTCGACGGGGACATGACGATCATTAGCGGAGCCGTGTTGGACTTGGTTCAACTTGGCACCTACACCCAAGGCAACAAGTTCACCTTGCTTGCCTACACCGGCTCGCTTACCGGCATCTTCAAGGATGTCAATGCTGTCGACCTTGCCGACGGAGCAACGTTCACAGATGGCCAGGGTATCTGGGAAATCGACTACGACGATACGACCGCCGGTCTCAATGGCGGCACCACGCCTGATGCGAGGTACGTGACAATCACCGCGGTCCCGGAGCCCGGGACAGCATGGGTTGGTTGCCTGGGCCTCCTGTGGATGTTGCGCCGCCGCCGCTAA